The region AGCTTATTATGTATTTAAGTTAGATAATTGCATGTGTTCACAGCTTATAATGTATTTAAGTTAGATAATTGCATGTGTTCACAGCTGGTAAGTGaaagttcaaaaataaaaataaagagcaCTGAAACACACTAAAACTGAGTAAGAAGTGTGCTCAAAGAAGCTGTACTGGTTTTATGTAATAAAACAGCATTTAGAAGGCATCAGATTAATCAATATCAAGCAAGCTATCATATCTTCACAAAATTGAAGGCTTCTACGACACAAAGCAACTTAAGTGGAAAAGTGAAGAGGGGGGCATACTTGTCCTGATTAAACAAGTCAATGATCTGCGTTCTTCCATTGTCATGGTTGAAAAATATGAAGAGACTCCAGTGCATTAGCCAAACTCTACTTTGGACCTGAGTCATAGGTGAACTGAAACTCTGCAACAACAACGACAAGATGAAACAAAACAAAAGCACCCTACTAAAGTCTACCAACCAATTAAGCCAGGACTAGAGATGAAGACCTTTGAGTCAATACTCTCTTTCAACCGATTAAGCTCTTCAAGAGCAATATCCCAGTTTTGCATCAAAATTTCAGCTGCTAGCTTTCCCCATAAAGCACTCAAATTCCTTTCACTGCTTGTGCACAGAGCCCTGTACTGATAAAGATAGTCAGCAGCACCAGAGTAGTTACCGCACTCGAATTGAAATTTGGCATACTGATACAATGCCTCAATTTGATCCGGTCCAATCTGTTTAAACACAaatcttaataattaaaaatacccTCTTGAAAAAAAAAGGAGGCATACACTACACATATAGATTTCTAAATTGTCATGACAATGCAAACTGTAATTCTATTGGTACAAACTTAGTAAATAAATCCAAATAAGCCTTGGCCATAATTTAATGAGAAAAGAAGAAACACCTGATAACGTTCATTAAGCATCTGAAGATTGTACTGTTTGTCAGCCCTCAATTCCTGAACTGCAGCCGGATTTTGCAAAAAAGTAACAAGCGGCGCCGCCGCATCCTCCAAAGCCTTCAGCCGAGAAACCACCTCCACTCTCCTATCCACCATATCTACATCCCCAACCAAACAAATATATCAAAAATTCGCAAAACAAATTGACTaaaccctaaaaaaaaaaaaaaaaaaccttgaaCGTATATTTATATTCAAGAATGGATATTTACCTTGAGGAACGTCTTCGGTGTGATAAAGAGATTTGTGGATGTCCATGGCGTAATCAACCATGTTGGTATTGTTGAGAAGCTCAATCTTGGACTTGAGGATCTGCTCATCGGGGTAGAACCCGCGCTCCTGAAGAAATTCGAGCAATGGGAAGACCAAGTGTCGGTCGAGATTGGGAGCTATGCGTGGAGTCAAGTCGTATTCCGCCATTGTTACCGATAAGATTATCTGATGAGAAGTTTCTGCTGCAGCTGGGAACGAAAGGTTTTCGTTTTAGTTCAACAGCAGCGTCCTTACTCTTCTTTAGGTTTTAGGGTATTTACACTGGAAGGTTGTATaaagacgattttgcccttaACATAACTTTTTACCAATAATATTACCCAAGCACTTCCTAAGTTTCAAGGTAAAATAcatctaaataaaataaataatatttcaaaaaatattaaataaataatggaaatttactcatttggtaccctatgtttttataaagtatcattttagtaccctctgttttcaataatgttcatatggtaccctgtattttaaaattatacatatttgataccctatactcagatttgatagataaaattttgtcaatatgatcaaactgtcatcggttatatgtaattaagtaattaaacttaaatttggaacttatataattgacagcagtttgattaaattagtaaaattttattaattaaatttgagtttagggtaccaaatatgtacgattttaaaatacagggtaccatatgagcattattgaaaacagagggtaccaaaatgatactttgcaaaaacacaaggtaccaaataGTTACCTACCCATAAATAATTGAGAAATAGTCCCAACATGCACATCTCTTCTCTTCTATATAGATATAAGAGATATTCTTCGTTTTAACCAATTGTTGTGTTAAGTTTAACTGAATATTCTAAATATATAacagaatatatatttttaaatatttattaattatattaatataaattcaaatattataaaaatgtTATTATTgtattaataatttatataagACTATgtatgtaacgccttggatagctaAGACTGTTATATtgtgtgttttaaaatagtgcaagacttgctaatcgagtcgtttgtaCAGTAATGTGATCTTAAGGTCAATCACTAGGTTAGGTTCAAAAGATTTTgaacataaacggttaattttcattaaaatagacgtTTGGTGCATGGAATCCCATAAATAGAGTTTAAGAGACAAGtttacaattctcaaaagttatatataacTAGTGGTCACTCTAAtgacaaaatacaaattttaggctctgtccctatacttttcctcggccgtggcagatgagcagctgactatgtacacctcgcccccagagctctcaaactcatggttgatccagcttacccttgcctttacctgcaccacgtagcactcgtgagccaagacccaacaagaaaaccataacagcaaaTAAATAATCAATAATTACAGCTAATCAATCAGAAGACAGTTATCTAGAAATTCAACAAGTCATAGGCATCAAACtaataacaataaccatgtacgTTCAGCAATATATTTCAATCAATATGCAAATGTTCAGGGTCGGCGCctttaggccgagccctctgtatACTCAACTGATTCCggttcgcttaggccgagtccagtgtttatctagctgaccctgaCTCATAGTggtcgagtcgcgccctgtgtgcaaattatcagccctggctctcttaggtcgttcatttcaTGTTCGCATAACGATATCACAATTATACAACACATACATATCCAGATgcagggaatctcagtcctaacacaaccacacaagggtgtagttttcttaccttgaattccgaacGGGGAATacagaacggtcccgagcacgatcctcagtcctgagccttggcgataaacctagtcacagtggccaatgagtaatcatcaatttctagtccaaataaatatttaggaGACAAAAagctagcctccaggacctcgttttctactaaatcgggtagtagaaattgttgacgcggttcttcggcaacagataattaagagaagaagagaaagagattagtacttaaaagtagaaccatcgcagatatgaaatctttgtggaaagaactaggtgaccctaaacacgtttttaagtggttcgaaggttaaaatccttctactccactagtcaatattattgatcttttctgggtaattggtttacagaATATGTAgctcttacaagactattttttccaacccctatcaattcccagggtctccatatttataggagaaggcacctggaaattggtagggaggtcatctcgtgacctttccatttgtcatGTCAagtctgtgacattcatgattaattcctaaa is a window of Humulus lupulus chromosome 4, drHumLupu1.1, whole genome shotgun sequence DNA encoding:
- the LOC133831532 gene encoding eukaryotic translation initiation factor 3 subunit E, giving the protein MAEYDLTPRIAPNLDRHLVFPLLEFLQERGFYPDEQILKSKIELLNNTNMVDYAMDIHKSLYHTEDVPQDMVDRRVEVVSRLKALEDAAAPLVTFLQNPAAVQELRADKQYNLQMLNERYQIGPDQIEALYQYAKFQFECGNYSGAADYLYQYRALCTSSERNLSALWGKLAAEILMQNWDIALEELNRLKESIDSKSFSSPMTQVQSRVWLMHWSLFIFFNHDNGRTQIIDLFNQDKYLNAIQTNAPHLLRYLATAFVVNKRRRQNFKDFIKVIQQEQHSYKDPITEFLACVYVNYDFDGAQKKMKECEEVILNDPFLGKRLEEGNFSTVPMRDEFLENARLFIFETYCRIHQRIDMGVLAEKLNLNYEEAERWIVNLIRSSKLDAKIDSKTGTVVMEPFQPNVYEQLIDHSKALSGRTYKLVSQVLEHAQNQMPVAR